gggaaaaaaaaagagggagggCACAGTTTGTCTCTTTCACTTATTGTAGATAATCACCCACATCGAAAGCGTAACATTATATGCACGCATGATGATGGGAATAATTTTCCAGTCAGAGAAAAGGACTACATGCTGCTTTCGAGCTACCGTTTTTTACTGTGCTGTGGAAAGTTGGTTACTCGTGATTCGCCACTAATTATTTCCCACTAACGATTTTCCGTCCATCATTGTATTGTGCCTCCAATACACCTCGGGATAGGAGAAAAAGCACGATGCTTCACTGTTTCACACGTTACCAACAACGAAAGAGAATTGccgaaaaaattatcaaacgGTTGCACATGCACACCTAAACTGCTTCGTCTCCCACATTATGGTTTTTAAAAGGGTGGAGTGtcttttcacaaaaaaaaaataaaaaataaaaaatatgaactgttcaggcGTTTTGCATGTCGTGCATAGGTAgatagccaaaaaaaaagcatattgcacacggagaaaaaaaaaaaaataataaataaataaaataataataatatagtagctgctttattttggCTTGTCACACCACCCTTTATAACCTTGCCTGTTCAggaattttctccttgcaacattttaatattttacattatttatttatttcccaTAAGGCTAATACAAATTGGGAACGGTTTTCCTCTCCTCACACGGGTTCCacctcctttcccctttcctttattaGCATAACTTTCTTTTTGGCATCCTCCAGTCTCTTCCTCTCACTCTCGACCCATTCGAAATCGTCAGGAGACATAATCCTCACCGTCAGGTAAATTGCAAAAACGCACCATCCGCAAATTAAAAATCCAGTTATGAACACTTTAAATTcggtggaaaaaatggggttGTTCTTGTGcttatactttttaaaagTATTAATATCAATGCTTGTAATTTTATTGTCAGGTAaaactttttctcttctcttcaTCTGAAGAAACCTGTTGTACTCCTCATCCATTTCTTTAACGCTTGGCCCTTGGGGAGGGTAGTActgaaagggggggaaagataTGTGAGAAGTAACATATGTACGTTCTAGCCTGATATACCCGGAGAATTTGCCAATGTgccatccttttttatgtggGTCACTgggtatatacatgtgcgaCGACAGGGGAAAACGTCACTGTGTGCCGAAAAAATCACCCTCAACTGTTTTGCACAAATTGACAAGTGAGACAAGCCCGGCATGCACCGCTCCCATTAATGAAACATACGTTGGATATCTTTTTGGAGGACACATAGCGAATTCCTTTGGGTGTAAAGGGACACCTGCTTTTTATTTGACATATAAGGAACCTCATTTTGAATTCGTACACgggtttgttctttttctctccttatTTTAGCTATGGCTCCGTTCCATTGGTGTAACTTCTTCTGTATGTCGTTTGGTCGATCTGCATTGATTCCTGTAGGCTCATCCCGTATTCGTTAAAAGAGATGAACAGGAATTCCCCGGGGGGGGACAACAAGAACTTGGTGGACTACAagttaaaaggagaaaaaaacaacataaCGTTGAAAAGTGTAACCAATGAGACTAGATAAAAGCGCATGGAATGACTGCTAAAGGGGGCCACGAAAATAGGATGCGCGAGGAGTAGCAGCAaagtagggaaaaaaaaattaaaataaaatagaaattaaaataaaaataaaataaaataaataatcccCTGAGGTCATAAACCTTTCGAGCCTTCCTAGGCTGCTAAACAAATTCTTCCGTTTCGAACAATTTTTAGTCTCTCCCCAATTTGCTTAGTTTACAAAAGAGAGAAAGCACCTTAGGcgtaacttttctttttttttttctttttttttttttttcattttatccaTTTGACTTTGCACAGGGGTGGCGCAGTGACATGCAGATTTTTATCATAACAGTGCGCGGAAATTCCTCCAAAAATATCTTTGCTACGTCCTCCCCATCGTAGTTGTCCCCCTCTGGAAGGAATTAATTCTCCACGCGAAAACTGCGAAGAGAAgctatttatatgtacatgcatatgtatgcaagtacatgtacatatatatgtatatgtttatatgggCCCATTTTAACCAACCCAAAGGAGAGTCTCTATCCAACGTGAAGGCGAAGGCCAAGTCATTTGtcaaaataaacataaagtTCATGTGACCAGAATAATTTGCCATGTTGGGTAGGAGGATTACAACACCCTCTTGAATTCTGAAGAGAAAGGGGTGAAACAGCTGAAGTTAAACATCACCTGGTTGGACCTTCCCCCGACAGACACTGGGCTAAGTATAAGTATACACCATTAGTGTATTCGGGCATGATTAGattagaaattttttttttttttttttttttttaaatacgaATTATAAGTGAAGAAGGACAACGCATGATTAGCCCCTCTTACCAATGAGACGCACTCTGCACAGAACCCAACCTACTGTTTTGAAAAGGATCGACTGGTTTAGCATTCACCAAGGAGGACGACGATTATGATAATGatattaataataatgaagCGTGCGTATTTAATGTTGCCTAACCGTGATCAATACACATGCACCGTGCATATTTAGTAATCGCTTCCTGAGATACTGGAAAAACATATCAACTGTgatctccttttcctttgttaTCATTGCCTATACTTGATTCGCCATTTCGTTTGACTCTACCCCCTCCCTATCGGGGCCCTGCTTACGCTTAAGGTTAACCGGTAGCGAAGGGAACCCGAAGTTAAACGACCTCACAATAACAGCCCACTAACAGTGCCTTCATAAGTTAGTTGCACCCCTTCCAAACGATTACACCCTCCCCTTTCGAAAATGCtaaattttatccttttacAGAATAAGCAGGGGAAGACACGGTTTTCAAAATGGTAAGTGCGAGGTATTAGCAATTGTTTACATGTCCATCATTTGTTATTTTGTGCGGCACCCCACATTTGCGAGGAGTTCATGCCACTCCACCTCTCGTCCCCGAAGGTACATCAACTGCAACGAAGCCAAGCAGAAGAAGATCGAGAGAGACATCAACAAAATACTAATAAACAGGAGTAGATCCTATGCGAACATCTTCGTCTACGAGAACTTTAAAATTGTGTACAGGCTATACGCAggtaagggagaaaaacaacaGGAGCTACCATCGCGGGAGTGGTGGTCGCAGTGACAGTTGCGATCATAGCGGCGACTGTGAGTCCTACAATTTATCATGTGTGCCATTTTATTCGCTCACCGGATGAGGGTAATCCCCCGACACATTCATCTTCTGGCACCCCTTGTGACACACCCCTTGTGACCCCCGTGCAGGCCTGTATTTCGTCATATGCATCGAGAACGAAAACGAGTTATACATCCTCGAGTTCATCCACTTCATGGCACAGCTTCTGGATACCTTCTTCACCAATGTGTGCGAATTGGACctccttttcaatttccaCTTTCTCTACTACTTCTTCGATAACATAATTCTCGGCGGATACATCTACGAggttaacaaaaatattattcttgacaaaataagtaaaataaaaaaattcatttgaGTAGttcaaaaagggggaggagggTGAATTTCATAGCAACTAAATCCATGTAAAGCCACTTCAGATTTTACACAGTAACCTACACCTTCTCCATAAACATTCCTACAAAATGTTCTTTCTACCCCCCCCCACCACTGATGCGCAATACACATCTTCGTGATGCAGTCAGTACTTATTTCATGTCCCTTCAAATTTGAATTGCGTTATTTGCCAAACAGTAGTATATCGTTTTATTCGTTTTTGTAAAAGGTTAAATtacctctttcttttttttttttttttttttttttttttttcggagtTTTTTGTGGGATACTCTTTTCCGTTGTCGTGTGGCTGGCTAGAACTTTGCTCTGTGTCATCGTTTCTTTGTCACGGACCCTTTTTTCCGACCCTTCTTTTGGAAAACACCCCACCAATTTTtctgtactttttttcctcccccctccccgcgtaaaaaaatatttacaatagCGACTAAAGTAGAACGGGGGGCTACATTTGCGTTGACTCTCCAATAGAGTGAGGAAATGAAATAAccctttttgcaaattcAACGTGTAGTTGGAAAAGTGAGTCGACTTGTTCCGCCCACCCGCTATATTCCTAAGGGGTGTGAGCATTCCCATAGTCAATTATAACCCATCCAATATGCATTGAAAGCACCTTGGTATGCGTGATTCCAGTGCGAATTTTGATGCAACAGAAGGTGTACTTTTTAATGCCCACAAAAGTGGTACGTATATTCCAGCAACAGCCCTTACAACAGATGCACAAGGCAGCCCCATAGGCTGATCCTCCCTTACGGGGAAATCCACATCATCGCGTGTATATATTTGCTTAGCAGAATATGCACACATCGCTTACGCGTATATTTTCTCCGCTCCAAGACTTTGTTTCATCTAAATGATCATCGTAGAGAGTACTGGTTCCCTTCCGTTGCCGCAGCACTGTCGCAAGGCCACTGATTCGCCATGCAGATCGGTTGTAGAGGCGCCTCTGTGGGGGCACGCCAGGCACTTAGAACGCAGAGGAAGAAACAACAGGCAGAGGCCATAAGCCAGTACGTGGAAAAGCTAGAGGCCCTGTCCAAGCATGAAAAGATTGTGCGGATTGATCTGAatggaaaggagaagaaagcgTGCAAGTACTTTTTCcagaaaaacaaatatgtGTACGTGAAGAGCAAGGAGCAGATTGAGCGATTCGATAGGGGATCCGGGCAGCCAATCAGCGGTGCATTGCCCTCCTCAGCGACGTCAGAGATAATGCCTATCATAAACATCGTTAACAATGCCAACGCCACCACCACTGCAAGGGAGCGAAGATGGCGGCAATCTGAGAAGGCCCTGAGAGACACGTAC
This genomic window from Plasmodium knowlesi strain H genome assembly, chromosome: 4 contains:
- a CDS encoding AP-2 complex subunit sigma, putative, producing MLNFILLQNKQGKTRFSKWYINCNEAKQKKIERDINKILINRSRSYANIFVYENFKIVYRLYAGLYFVICIENENELYILEFIHFMAQLLDTFFTNVCELDLLFNFHFLYYFFDNIILGGYIYEVNKNIILDKISKIKKFI